The Populus alba chromosome 6, ASM523922v2, whole genome shotgun sequence genomic interval ttatgtcaagttagtgctccaaaactatgaatatatatgaactcttgtattaagacaatcgaattatattatgaagttagtttgttgtttatgctgcgttgaacaactctgattgagttttgaaggataagattgtatgtaggtttgggttcgcataggtttggaaccttggaagggaaccttgcctatgtgccggtcatggatccgggaatcGGGTCGTGACAGTTTCTTTGGTTATGAAAACTCTCATTCATCAACTGGCCAAGTGATTGTGGAAGATAGAATTCttggaataaaaaatcatatagaaacCTTGATTCGCAGcgattttattattgaataattttttttaatagtttaccCTCAGAATAAGGTTACATTTCTCTTAAAAcctagaaataattaaaattctaatttaaatagaaaaataacacagctcgaaaataaaactaaaaaaataacaaaacccatAATAACAACTACTTCTTGTCCTAATTCTAATTTCTTGAAGCTCCGTGTTGCTGTTTTGCTTTTAGGTTTGGCAAGGccaactttatatttttcttgcaaaaaagaagaagcattaGGCTTACTCAAATACAGTATTCActtcacaatttaattttaacaatttttacaGGGCAGGGGTCAACAGGTTTTCCCCACATCTAAACAGTCATATATTCTTGCAGGTGACTCGCATCCCCTGATATTACTAAAGTATCATGGAACTCTCACCAGTCAGCATTGCTGCGATAATCAAAAACTCCTTTTGGTCCCTACTACCTTCACATTTCAATTTTCATGCGAACTTTTCAGATTGGGTAATGCATGATCTTCTATTTCCTATCACAGTTTCTCTATTTATACAACATGATCCAGTGGAAACTGTTGaaaaatggaaagagaaaacaagaatAAAGCAAGGAGCCATGTTTTCTCAAGTTGGATAAATAAATTGGCCCGCCTTGAATTCTGGATAGGTAATCTGAACTTCAGAATTCAGGCCAATCTGTCATTTTTAGCTTTCAGTGCCGGGAACAAGAACAAGATGATCTCCATCTCTTACGAGTTCTATGTCTTCAATTTCAGCACCTTCTCTGGTTAGAATCTTGGTGGCAATGCATCCATATTTTCTAGCACCAATATCAAGTAGTTCTTGGAATGATTTTGGTAATACAACAAGTTTTCCACCAACTTCACCCTTATCGGGACAACTTAGAGTCACTCTGGCAGGATAGTTCGAGCTTGGGAAACCTGTAAAACGGGTTGGAGATGAAATCATGCCATTCTCACCtggaaaatagaaaatttaacTTCATTTCAagtaaatttgataaaaactgAGACCATTTTCAAGTTTGTTCAGTAATTAAATGGTATCTGGATATTTTTCAAGGACCGAGTTAATTACAAACTTTCTCTTTGACTGTGTATTCTCTATTTTCTTGCATCATTCAGTCTCCCCACAACTCTGCATTCTATACTCCCTAGTTTACCTTACATGCAATACACGGTTTCCATATTTTACCACTAAATCTTCAAAATCCGTAAGTGATAATTATGTCTtggtattcaaaaaaattcaaggaatcGAAAACATAGAGGCACTCTTACCAGTACTAGCAACTGACATCATCCCAACAAGCGAGTTTTGGAAATTGGCTGCTCTTCTCCTTCGAGGTGGCGCCACATCATGATGCAAAGATGGAGAAAATGGAGCTATTGTAGGTTCACTATTATACTTTGCAATGGACTTCCCACCATATGGAACCGATAGATGCTTTGGAATTGTGGGAACTGTTTTCTTATTTTCCGTCACccaattttcaaacaaacctTGAATTTCCTCTTGGCCCTGATGATCAGCCAAAGCCCTTGGTGTCCATCCATGGAGATCTGGCTTATCAACATCAGCTCCTTGGTCTAAGATGAACTTAACCATTTCGGTGTTTCCTGCGGAGATTGCAGTATGAAGTGCAGTGGTCCCACAGGTTGCGGGCAGTGTTACATCTCCACCATACTTGGCAATTTCCTCGAGCAAATCTATGTTATTTTGCTCGACAGCTGTAAGTGCAAATTGGCCCACATCACCAGAAGTTATTGCTGCACCATTTTCTGAGAGAAgtttaattacatttttatgATTCCCTTGCAGTGCTTCCCACACAGGAACATTGCCTTCTGAATCTGcatgaacaaaatcaaattattgtTAGATTTCCTTAAGATAAGAAGGAAATATGAGTCAGACAACTCGGTAGAGATGTTTAAGTTTGCTTATTAGCTAGAGAATACCTTTGATGTTAGGATCTGCTCCGTACTCTAGAAGTAGGACTACACAGTGCTCATTCCCATTTGAAGCCGCAATATGCTGTGCATTCCATGTCCATGCGACAAAGAAATTCTTGTGAGACAATAATGTTTGAGAATAATATTCATGTCATATGTTTAAAAGAAGATCTGCACACCAGTGCTGTTCGTCCATTGTCATCCAATTCATTCGGATCCGAACCCTGTTTCAGCAACTGACGCAACAATAGATCGTCACCCCTCATTGCAGCAAAGCACAATGTAAGAGGCAAATCCATTCTTCCCTGAGTCAGCATGTGCTCCGTGTCCGTCAGAATTCCTTCCATCTCTGGAAAATTCGACTCTTTCAAATGCTGCATCGACCATAAAAGGCAATATTGCTAAGACAATCTATTCTCCTCCAATAACAACAAGTGCCTAAACGGTCTTAAGTAATTAACATCTGTTAATAATTCAGGTGTATAGGGATTCAAATTTCTGAGCTATATCAGGGAAGCACTTGGAATGGAGTATAATCTTTGGCCTATTTCAGCACAGAACCCAACATACATAATTGAAGCACTCATGTTCATGTAAAATTATGTTACATGTACAAAAACATGAAGGATATTTTACAAGCGCAAATTGCTTTCTTCATACATTTTCTGATctattttgaaagaaagaaggTTTTAAATTAACCATTGATCAGGCCTTAAAATAAGCCTGAGAAACATCTCACATACTTTTACTCATTCTACCAAAcaatgaaaaaagttatgacAGCAGGTGGTTGGTTACAAAGAAATAATCAATTACTAAAGATAACTAGAATTTTGGATACTTAATGTGCTACaaactttgaaaataattagCATTTGTTTATGTGCAGTGACTGTGACAGTAGTTGAAAAAGATTGTTGTTATAACTTTCGCATACCTGAAGAAGGTTGTTCATGATTATTGTCCCATCTCCAACATTTGAttggacaatatttaaaaaggcaGTTCGGTTCAAACGTAGGAGCTGACTCAACCGTTTGGTTCGAACTGTGAATAACTGTGGTCTGTAACAAAGCAGACCAATCGCACCAACAACATCTCCAGTCACCGCCTCACCAACAACCTGCAATCTTCCattagaaattgaaaattaGCAGTTTTTATGATAAGCAAGTTTTAATTATAACTGGTGAAATTGGTGGAAAGAAATCAGAAACATTTAAATCAACGAACTTGCCTGCTCTATTCCATTCCTCCGCATGATAAGTTCCTGCGAAGTAGATTTGtaaataattacataaaaatgtCCTCTAGAAAATGAAGATCTGCGTTCAAAATAAAGTCACACAAAGGGAAAGAAATGCTATGCCATTCAAAATCAATGGACTCCATTTAAAAGTTCCTAGAAATATATGTTCACGCCAGAGAAACATGTTAAAATCTCATATTCTTGATGTGTCATGCTTTGAAACCACATAGGACACGAAGAGGTTGGGGAAGTGAGGTTAAGTTCTTACCACAGCACCAGTAACCAATATATACAAATCTGTCGGTGCTTCATTTTGCAAAATTACATCTTCTCTGGGTGGAAAGTATTCAGCTTTCATCTCTGTGACCTTCGATATTAAACAAGTTGCAGAGTTAGAACCAAAAATCAGATATACAAATAAAGCTCGTAACCAATAGGATAGgacataatctttttttatgagCATGGAAACAAAGCATTTATGGCTTCTTTCAcgtcaaaaacagaaaaaaggctTCAATAATTCTTCCATGAACAATCTAGAAGATGAAGTAAGAGAATTACCAATTGAAAGAGCAAGTCATTTGATACCCCACGAAACAAGTACACTCTATCCACAAGTGAATAAAAGAGATAGTTAGAAATGCTTGATCGAATTGCCTTAGGAAGAGACTCAATGGTCTCTTGTTGATGCAATCCCTCCGAATCCGTTCTGAACTTCAGACACAAATGAGCAAGCATTTGTTCTTGTAACCGAACGGGAAGGTGGTTCCTTTGTGCAAAACTTGAGACAGCTTGGATAGTATCTCTCTGAAATTCCATATAAGTGATTAAGAGAAAGATACTTCATTTAAGCAGTGTTACAAAAACTACCAGTCTACCACTAAGCAATCAAGACACAAATTATAGGACAAGTTAATTACTCACAAATTGCCTGGTTCGAGAGGTCGCATGGACAACCAAATTGGTCATGTTTCCGATCAAATATGATGTCAGTCCAAGATCAAACATCATGTAGAACATGACGAATACCATCTCATCGTGATTAACAGCATGCAAATCACCATATCCAGTGGTAGTGAGCGTGGTTATAGACCAGTACAGGGCTTTGACATAACGAACCCACAAGCTCTCGGTATGAAAATCTTCCCAAACGGACCCAATCCATGTTTTACTTGGATCCTTGTAATATGCAGCTATACGATAGAACAAGCAACCGGCCACGTGAACCACAAATAGAGTAACCTACAATTGCACCATAATCCTGATaagactaatattttttttctctctcttcaagaggctcaaatattttatcaaaattaccCAAATTTAAGTTCTAATGAGTTCATGCATATACTCACACATATGAGCTTCGAGAATCGAACTGCAAAGTAGTTGTACTTCCTATCCTTTTCCAATCTGATGCAACGAAAGAATGAGAACAGTGAGGAAAGCTCTTGATTTATTCAATTGCAGCTGTATAATGAAGCAAAAGGCTGAGGATAGCATTTACCTCGAGAAAAAGAGACTAACTCGCCGGAGACGCCAGAGGCGAAGCATACTGAAGTACCCATATGACTCGAATTTATGAGGCAGCATTTCCCTGACAAGTTCAGATGGGATTGTAGAGATAACATCAAGAACCAACCAGGTTCTTGCATACCTCCAAGCAATCTTTTTTCGGTCATCAACTAATAGATAAGAATTTTTGTCAAGGTATGCAACAAAGAAggtcaaaataatatcaatggCAAAAAATCCATTGACAACATTATCTGCTATGGCTAAACCCCCACTGGGTTTGCTAAGGTAACCAAATTCAAATGGAGACACCCATGCTGTGTAGAAAACTAGAAATACCAAGAAAGTAACCCAAAATCTGCAACATTAAACATTTATTGTTCAGCTACCAACAAACATGAAGAAAGGTATGACAAAAtctgcaaattaaaaaaaaccaaggcattgaTTATCTCAACTATACAAAAGAGCACAGAGGAATGTCACAATCAAGAACAATAATTTCCAAACACATAATATCTCAACATTTGTGTGATACGAGAAATTATTATCCTACATTGTTCATGTGTAATAATACTCATATGCATTTCACcaacaatatattttagttCACATTATATCTCATGCTTTGGAAATGCGTGCCTTTATA includes:
- the LOC118050314 gene encoding potassium channel AKT1 isoform X1, producing MVMTKKKRVLFCGEEGGLDNGSFYGSAGGSEEGNGIHEKEFEQLSRDDASRFSLTDEILPSLGATARSNRRVLLRRFIVSPFDHRYRFWVTFLVFLVFYTAWVSPFEFGYLSKPSGGLAIADNVVNGFFAIDIILTFFVAYLDKNSYLLVDDRKKIAWRYARTWLVLDVISTIPSELVREMLPHKFESYGYFSMLRLWRLRRVSLFFSRLEKDRKYNYFAVRFSKLICVTLFVVHVAGCLFYRIAAYYKDPSKTWIGSVWEDFHTESLWVRYVKALYWSITTLTTTGYGDLHAVNHDEMVFVMFYMMFDLGLTSYLIGNMTNLVVHATSRTRQFRDTIQAVSSFAQRNHLPVRLQEQMLAHLCLKFRTDSEGLHQQETIESLPKAIRSSISNYLFYSLVDRVYLFRGVSNDLLFQLVTEMKAEYFPPREDVILQNEAPTDLYILVTGAVELIMRRNGIEQVVGEAVTGDVVGAIGLLCYRPQLFTVRTKRLSQLLRLNRTAFLNIVQSNVGDGTIIMNNLLQHLKESNFPEMEGILTDTEHMLTQGRMDLPLTLCFAAMRGDDLLLRQLLKQGSDPNELDDNGRTALHIAASNGNEHCVVLLLEYGADPNIKDSEGNVPVWEALQGNHKNVIKLLSENGAAITSGDVGQFALTAVEQNNIDLLEEIAKYGGDVTLPATCGTTALHTAISAGNTEMVKFILDQGADVDKPDLHGWTPRALADHQGQEEIQGLFENWVTENKKTVPTIPKHLSVPYGGKSIAKYNSEPTIAPFSPSLHHDVAPPRRRRAANFQNSLVGMMSVASTGENGMISSPTRFTGFPSSNYPARVTLSCPDKGEVGGKLVVLPKSFQELLDIGARKYGCIATKILTREGAEIEDIELVRDGDHLVLVPGTES
- the LOC118050314 gene encoding potassium channel AKT6 isoform X2 encodes the protein MVMTKKKRVLFCGEEGGLDNGSFYGSAGGSEEGNGIHEKEFEQLSRDDASRFSLTDEILPSLGATARSNRRVLLRRFIVSPFDHRYRFWVTFLVFLVFYTAWVSPFEFGYLSKPSGGLAIADNVVNGFFAIDIILTFFVAYLDKNSYLLVDDRKKIAWRYARTWLVLDVISTIPSELVREMLPHKFESYGYFSMLRLWRLRRVSLFFSRLEKDRKYNYFAVRFSKLICVTLFVVHVAGCLFYRIAAYYKDPSKTWIGSVWEDFHTESLWVRYVKALYWSITTLTTTGYGDLHAVNHDEMVFVMFYMMFDLGLTSYLIGNMTNLVVHATSRTRQFRDTIQAVSSFAQRNHLPVRLQEQMLAHLCLKFRTDSEGLHQQETIESLPKAIRSSISNYLFYSLVDRVYLFRGVSNDLLFQLVTEMKAEYFPPREDVILQNEAPTDLYILVTGAVELIMRRNGIEQVVGEAVTGDVVGAIGLLCYRPQLFTVRTKRLSQLLRLNRTAFLNIVQSNVGDGTIIMNNLLQHLKESNFPEMEGILTDTEHMLTQGRMDLPLTLCFAAMRGDDLLLRQLLKQGSDPNELDDNGRTALHIAASNGNEHCVVLLLEYGADPNIKDSEGNVPVWEALQGNHKNVIKLLSENGAAITSGDVGQFALTAVEQNNIDLLEEIAKYGGDVTLPATCGTTALHTAISAGNTEMVKFILDQGADVDKPDLHGWTPRALADHQGQEEIQGLFENWVTENKKTVPTIPKHLSVPYGGKSIAKYNSEPTIAPFSPSLHHDVAPPRRRRAANFQNSLVGMMSVASTGFPSSNYPARVTLSCPDKGEVGGKLVVLPKSFQELLDIGARKYGCIATKILTREGAEIEDIELVRDGDHLVLVPGTES